The Parambassis ranga chromosome 4, fParRan2.1, whole genome shotgun sequence genome includes the window TTTTGCAAAGTGAATGAGTTAAACATTTATTGATCCCGCAAAAGGGGGAAAATCATCATCAAAATCTGACGGAAATTCATGCAACACAAGACCATGTGTGAGAAAGAGGAAATGTATTGCAACACAGAGGCTGAGCAAGACGAGAGGAAGTCAGAAAGAACCATATATCATGGCCATtctgtttttaataatttattgttTCGTTGTGGTCAACCTGAAATctcctaaaaaaaagaaaagaaaaaaaaaagtctgtggtCCATCTCATATCCTCAGCCAGCAGCGCCTTAAATGTTGAATTAAATCCCACAAGTGAGAGATAACCACAAGATTGAGTGGATGTCTTTTCCTTTTACATCTGTTAGCCGTTGGAGGCACTGGAAGCAGACAGAGGTGAGGCCAGAAATCCAGTTATGTTGTGTGAGAACTTGCAGTGAACTGGACAGTGTCTTGGCGAGAGTCTACCGCAAGCTGAAATTAGTAGCGCTGACCCTTGACgtttcatgtttctgtcagaTCGGCAGTGATCTGAAACAGATATGTTGGCTGCCTTTTCTCTGCTGGAGCAGTAGGAAAAAAGAGGATTTATAGGCTTAAATATCCAATCCTAACCTCATATCTTATCTTTAAAAATGGTGGTATGTATGAAGTCAAATagtttgtgtatgtgctgtccagggccggcccaagcctttatggggccctaagcaaaatttcataccaccacctcagcatcagatgcttcatcatcctataggctgcactgtgtgtaatacacgctactgaatgtgtaatatcatctcatttctattaatcaatgttattttttaaaatataaaatatatactttatcatggacttttgggggccctaagcgaccgcatatttcgcatatgccttgggccggccctggtgCTGTCCCACCGTGTCTATGCTTCAAAGTGTTGCAGCAGTTTGTGCACACAAATAGTGAAGAAATatatttcacattttcacaATAGAAATGTGACTTGAAACATCCAAGAAGTAGTCACTTCTAAACAATTATGTCCAAACACAGACCCACCTGTGAGGCTGCCCTACATCACAGTTTGGACCAGCCCATTCTCACCAGGAAAACCTAGCATGAGGTCCCATATATATGTGTGAGCATATTTCTCTGTTTGCATCGCTACATCTTCACAGGGACAGGGAATCGTCTAGCTGAAAAcggaaaatgaaaatgtttgaatgACTAACCTTAACCTGTCATTTATTAAGCCAAATCCAGCTccgataaaaaaacaaaccagttCACAGTGCTGGAGGACTCAAACTTTGAACTCTTGATTGAAAAGCccaacacattaaacacatctCGCTTCCAGCTTCCCCTCACCCATCTTTAACCTCATTACTCAGATCTGTGTGGCTTTATCAATGCCTTGTTCAGATGACGCCGCACTATACGATCATATGTTCCATTTCCAGTAACCATTATGTGTATCTGGTGGGCGAGAATGTAGAGTATAggcaacacaacaagctgctgagtaTCTAACAGGTGTTTGCATGAGTGAAAAATCTAGTCATGAAAGAGTTAGTTTTCAATGTTATCATACTGGACTGAGGGGCAGACTATGCACTACATTGACCTTGTggctagctagttagcatgctacATCTGTCGAATagctgttatttatttacattcagaCACTTGTAAACTTACAAACATGCAATTGTTTTTTTAGGATTTTGCATCCTAGCATAGCAAAATAAGCTTATCCATGATTAATTAACCAGCTTTAAGTGGCTCTTGTGCTTAGATTATAATACACTGCCCTCACAGCAGTGCATAAAGCAAAGTTATATGTAATAATAGTCCAAAAACATACCAAACACGAGGGTCAAAGaatctgtttttatgtgtttgttttgacccATTTTGCTTCTGAACACGCATTAAACTCTGAGATCCAAGACTACTCTGGATTACATCCACATGCTACTCCAACAGAAGTACTGCCAATAGGCGTAAACATCTCTCATAAGACTGCTAAGTTTAGAAAGAAAGAGATTAGATTCTTGCAAATGTGACCAAATTTCCTCACTCCAAATTAGACTCTGGCTCAACGTGTGGCAGGAGAGAGTCACACCATCTGACTTCACACTGGTCAGATGCGTTTCAACACATTTTACTTTAAGATAGGAGTCTTTATTCTGCTCATTCTCAGCCACACATTTTCACCTTTCTGCCGGTAAAGGCAGCTTAATATTATCATGGGAATGAAACATACATGTGCACAAGAATAGTGTCTGTCAGTCATCTTTGGTGCTGTGAATAAATTTGAACGTTGGAGGTGTGAATGTCCAATGCAAATGTGTTTCACACTCTGCAGTGGATCTGATATATAAATTTTGTTTAGTGGAGTGGTGATAAAACGAGATGCGAGAACAGGACAGAAGAGGGAGAGTGAAGGAGATTCAGAGCTATACCAGCTTCAGATCTGTTATCATTAATTAAAAGTTTTCAAAGATACCAATGCTGAGAACCCGAGGCTGCCCTGTAACCGTCTGCCCATTAACTTCCCTCATGCTGCTTTCACTCTTTTGCCCAAACACGGTTATAAGAACTGAAGCGTTACGAAGAGTCACCAAAACACTGAGAGCTTATTCTGTGTCTTCAAGTTACAATATGgaaggggacacacacacagcagtgcagcacACACCTCCAGCATTCAGATCGGGGAGTAAAGTTCCGTCAACTGTGACTGTCTCAACTAACAATGTGCCGTCGACAGTACTCACTTCCTTTTCGCTTCCATGGTAACAGCGCCAGGGCCATGAGAAAGCAGTGACAGATTGTGTGTGAGAAATAGTCCGACATGTGATGGAAGAGATGTGAGACCTTTGTCATTTATCAGGAACAACCCCTGACACGCCGGCATTctcacagttactgacgtatgACAAAAACCTGTAAACAAAAGGTCAATTTTAGGCTGAGGATTAAAAACGTATTCAGAGACTTTTTAACATTATTTCATTACATGCAACACATGTTTAGTTAATTAAAGGAAAAAATCAGTTCAGTACTCAGTAGTTTTGCTATTAGCCCATATGTTCCGTCCTAGCCATCCAGCATCAGTGTAACCACGTGTCTCCTGTAATTAATAACCGATTGTGTCGTctatttgtgaggatgtgtctCCTCCCAGGATGCTTTGCTGCATGCTCAATAATCCTTTCAAACTTGGCATCAGTTTTCCTCTTGCTCAGTTTGTCTGAGCATCaccatactgtgtgtgtcttttgtttctATTTCAACAGCAAGTCTTCAAAGTTTAGGTTCTCCACAGCCTCTCCTCCATATTTTTTGGTTGCCACAGTAATCAAGAAGTTCCCCACTTATGATTGGTTGTAATACAATTACACTCAAGAGCTGTATTTTGAGCAACATGTAGAGCATGCACTCATAGATTCTCTGTCATGATCCACAGGTTGTCTAGTGTTCATTTAAATCTGTGATTTTCCTACATTATTTCGTTTTCTGGTGTTGttggacttcctgttttattttgaaagtcttgttaACATCCGGTGTTCGGTGGTTATTGTTGTCCTTTGTTTCCTGgttattttggtgtttttgtatttttatggtTGGTTttcattgtttcctgttttattttgcaagtctctaataataataatacatccgCCAGATACAACAGAATATATGAGTGCATTACCCataatacacaacacaacatgacGTCATCCACCATTTTCTCCTACCATTGTCAGCGGTTTAGAGTAAAAATCAGTGTTTTTTATAACATTTAATAGAAACCACAGCAGCAAATCCAAATCACTGAGTCTGATGTCAAAGTCTATTAATTACAATCAGTCCTAAACATAACTGACAAATCAAATTACTACCAATTTGTAGGAGTCATTGTTGTGTAATCGGTGGCTTGTTACTATTCAAAGTGCTCTGCAATTACATCCACATGAGTGGATGCATTAAGAATCAATTGTTTAATTAGATACAAACGAGGCAGCGCAGGAAAAGTTTCCTGATTTATTTCCTCTAATTAAAAAATGCAAGCTACATTGTTAACAGTTGGTTCAAATgccaaatgttgtttttaacagaTAAGTATTcatatgttgtgtttattttgcttaaaatatatcattttttaaacatatcCTGAGGTAATGTACTATTTTTTTCCcgagtttttttattttattgttttttttatgcaccATGATGTTTATTTTGCTTGGAACAGGCCATGACTGGATCAACCACCAACATCACATAAATCTGTATttacaacaaaagaaaaaaagcaaacctCCACTTTCAAAACTGTTCCCTCTTCCaggctttttttaaagtaacacacttgtgtgtgtctctcccaTTATTTTCTGTGGGGTGATGAGATTATTCCCCTAACAAGGCAGCACATTCAGGCTGATCTGTTACGCATCAGGTTGTCTGATGACTCCAGTGTTGTCGTTTAAGCCTCTGAGTTATTATTAGCTGCCTCAGTACTCCTTTTTAAGGCACAATTTTTAGGAATAAGGCCATTTACAGAATGGAAAGGGATCAAGGGTTATAGCTGGGTTACTTTTTTCCAGTTTGGTAAACCCTATTGCTGGTGTATGGAGTCATACCTGCGCCTAATTAGAGGATAGATCAGACATGTGACCGAAAACAGAATCTCCTTGCCAGCTGAGCGGTGgaaactcttcttcttcttcttcttgactcACATCCATTTCCTTGTCTCCACttagtcagtcagtcagataAATATAAATTCTGACTGTATGGAAAAAGTCTGAATAATAAGAATAGATGATGAGTGTGAATGACCACAGACAATGCTGGTCCTTTCTGTAATTCTGGATTTAATGTGTACTTATAAAAGTAGGTCATGTCAGAAaccatttatttatcatttattacGGCACATTAACATACTTAGACTTTCAGTTAACACATACAGCATATGTgaacaaaagtatgtggacacccattCACCTTATGGCTTTAGTGGCCTAGAAACAGAGGTTTCCTGTCCAGCAcattaagcatttgtaaagAGGTCAGGCGTCAGGTGGTCTGTGAGGATTGGCAGATTCTTCCACGCCAAACTGGGAAGATAGCTTTTTTGAGCTGTTATGTTGAAACAGAAAGCTCAAGGTGATCATCTAAGTTATTGTTATAGCAGAAGCTGGAgaggtgtccatttacttttggccaCATACAACCCCAAACTCAAAATATTGACACATACGAACAGTTCTCTCCACCCACATGACTTTTCTCATCCTGCTTTATTCTAATACTTTCATCAACGCGCAGCAGTGTTTCATAGAGACCTGCTGCGATTTCAGCTTCACCTCTCATACGGCGCAAACTGGCTTTTCAATTCAGAGAAGCTTTCTTTAGGATTTAAATGTACCACATAGTCCTAGATTTGCGTTTCAGGCTCAGGTAGGCGTCTGAGTGCAGGAATCTGGGGCAGGAGTCTCTTTCCATCAGCAGGTAAACGTGTTTCTGGGCCTCGTCGAAGCAGGAATGGCTCGGTTTGTCCAACGACTTCTTGATCTTTTCTCTGATATGATGGTCGACGTTGACCTGGAGAAGAAATAATGTAGAATTATTTCTATTTCTAAAGGGCCTTATCAATGCTGAAGAAAATGCCTCAGAACCTGATCACATCAACAGAATGTCTGATTAAGGGTTATGACAGGCTAAAGAGGGGCAGGTCTGTCCACCAGCTGATGGGTGTCCTAAAACAGAATGtttcctccacctccctgcTGTTCAGTAAAAGGGTCTTCCCCCTAAAGGGAGTTTCTttcttgctgctgcttctttagAGGGAGGGGAGGCAGTGTTCCTGTTTTCTGGGGACCGTCCCCATTTTGGTGTCCTGTCCCTGTTTTTACAGCCTTAAAATAGACCTTAGAATAACATGTCATTTGCCAAGACAGACTGGGCAGAAAAGTCTACCGTTTGCTCCTTATAGCAGCTACACATGTTTCTGCTAACTAGCCATGCTAGTTTTAAAGGAAAGCTGCAAGCATTAAGTGATTCCACATTGTGTACAATTACGTGTGATGTCACGGAACATAGTTTATCCATACGGACGGCTTGAGATATTTGACCCTCAAATGTAGGGAATTTGGCTACACACAGTACATAGTACACAAGTTCTTTGTGTACCAAATGTCAtactttttctatttttttccatctgtaGGTTAGCTAGAGCTCCTGCAAATAAACCACGCCTCAGACTCAGAGGATGCTTCTCCACCTAACAGCATTATAGTCAGTGGCTCTTGTGACATTCAGTAGTCCTCCATATTGCTTCAGTCTTTTACTCATTCCTCTTCCTGTAATGATGCAACAGTACTTTCTCACATTCTatgatgtctgtctgtgacaTTGAGATTTAGTTCTACGTAtgtaattccttttttttttctttgacccATTAACCCTTGCCATCAAACCGACCTCTCTGCAGGCTTTTGGCTGGATGAACCGCTTGTAcatctcctctgctctccagtGGAGGTTATCTGGACACGCAGTGGATCTGAACTCTTCACACGCCAGCCAGAAGTCAACGTTTTCCTCGCTGAACTCAGACTTAAGAAAAGAGCGGAATGCTGCTAAATATTCTGAAGAAACAAGAGAAAGAGTTTATCGTTATTGAGTTGTTACACAGGTTAAATCCTGTGAGAAATGATTTCTTACTTTTGTCTCGTAGAAGTCTTTCCAGAGTCAGGTGGACTTTATGGTCCGTCTCCCAACTGTAATGGAAAAAATGGGTATTAATTCCAGTCTAATAAACAGAGGGCAGATTAAAATAACTTTAAATGCGGCATACACTACCTGAGGTTGGATGGATTGACATCATTGTTCAGTTTTTGCACCGTGAGGCCCTGGACATCCTTCTTATGCCTTTTTCGACAAAGTATAATATCAATCCTGcagttaaaacaaacaaacaaaatctatGTAAAGCTGTCCACTCTTCTTGAATCGCTCCTGTATGTCGTTACTCTGTGGGGCTTACCTCCTGGGCCTCTTCATGTTTGGCATCAAATCCTTAAGTTCATGAAAGCGGATTTTTGAAAACAAAAGTTTTGGCATTTTAACATCCCTGTCGTCgtcctctgaggagaaacacCGTTTTGTGTGTCAGTATCTCTTCTCAGGTCTATTTTAACCTGGCAGGTATGATACCTGCAGTATGACGTGGAGGGCCTGCTGCTACAGGTAGCTAAATGCCATTTGGATAAGCTTACAGGCAGCGGATTGTGGACTCAGCTAGTGTCGTCATTGACTCACAGCTGTAGAATTCCTCAGTGAAAAGAcctctggggaaaaaaatgtcatttgtcAAGACTATATTGACTACTGTAAATAACATAAACACTTTATTGAATTGTACTATTGCACCATTTCTACAGATTAATGTCCGTGGATTTGTCTGGCATAGGGACTTTTGGATCAGGAGTCTTGATCTTTTAGGGTATTTTACATGGTTGGTTTTAGCTGAATTTGCTAAAACATACTTCTGCTTTTTAATAGTTTTGAATAATGTTATGTAATCATTTCTTTGATTTGTTACGtatttaacagaaacaaaaagcaagACTAGGAATGTAAAGAGAGTAACAAAACAACACGCAATGATACAACTGAGATGATTcaagaggtggaggagatgtGTTCTGGGTTGACATGACAGttaagaaaatgtagaaaaagttcgttttaaaatgttataagtttaaaaaaaacttctagTTAACTCAGGATATACAAGCCCATTAATAACCATtaaaagcaaacaaagcaaTATCGATATACCTAACATGGATGCCAAAATCCTTGTTGTCGACTGCAAAGTGCATACGCCTACAATTAAGATATAATAAGATTAAAGAATGTTATTACACAAGTCACCTGTATTGGAACCACCTAAAACCTTGGTGACCTAAACAGAAtttaacaaatgaaaaaaaagtgggaaaaaaaatgaaaagtctGACCCTACAGGTGAAAAGCTGCACTTTACCAACaccatttaaaatatttatcagTTGTCAAACCAtagattatttattttagaattTGCAGCGGTTTTGGGCAGACTCCATTAAATTGGATAACACCTAACCCAGGTGTGTAGCTGTGTAGCCACTTCAAAGACTTTCAGATTTAGGTCATTTTCATATAACTGCGACGACAACTTAATTTTGAGCAACTGAAAAACAATAAACCAGCGCACACACGAAGTGAGATGCACACTAAGGATGGTGTCACAGCGTTAAAAATGGAAGCATGAAGTTTCTGTATGAGTACTGCAAAGTAGTCCTCTATCAGTGCCGTCATTCATTTGTGATTTCTGTACAAGCACCTTTATTTGCAGATGAGTTCCTCTTCTCTGGTTACACACCGGGATGGGAATTTTTACAGTACacaaccagtgtgtgtgtgtttgttaatgtgggtgtgcatgtgtgtggtggTTTTTAGGATCCCCTTAGGGGTCTCACTtttgggtgtgtttgtggttagGGGAATGTAGTGGGTTTATTTAAAACTTTCCGCTTCAGcactgctgtggctgcagcagatGCACGTGTGAGGTAATTTACTCAACTTCTCGGCGGCCAACACCCTTAATATGGCATGCTTGATGGAGCTGAACTTTCATACGAGGACATGAGAAAGTTGAGTAAATGCAAAACAGTGTCATCACCATCAGTCCACTGAGCTTGAGAAAAGGCAGCGTTGCATTGTGTACTTGTCTTCTTTTAGCATAACTACTGTTGAGATAGACGGTTTGGCAGGAATCGACAGTTTGAAGGTGTTCATCTTCAATGGGTTCAAAGGGATGATGCGAGGAtgtggacttgtagagttttcttgaagatgtttcgctgctcctccaagcagcttcatcaattCTAACTGTtaggtggggaaacatggtttatatgtggtggaggacctcagtggttGGGTCTGTGTGACAGTTACAAACAAAAGTTCTAAATGACTCCATACTGTGTTGGTCCAACTGACTGCAGCATAGAAGGGCAGGTTGGGGGTCGTATCACTCCGACTGCGAGatgatttgtttgtatttataaaCTACTCACTACATACACAGGGTAAGGGTTTCGGCGGAGGTCATGGTTTGTCTTAACAGATTTTACAAGGATGAGCTGAAATACAAAGATCGTCCTCCATAGTTGTTCTTCTTGTGAAGTCACAGTTGATCACACGAGTTCCTGTGAGATCTCGAGCCTTCGATCTAAAATTGCTGAAATCATTCagaatgttttctttattttaaacacaaatcACAATTGTTAACATGTCAATAAACCTTTTCACACATTTTATGGTAATTGATGAGACTTGATGTTGTTTCTCATCGAAAATGAATGCCAGCACAGATCGGAAAAGAGCCTTCTTATCTGTGATCTATATCTGCTCAGTGAAACTGCCAGATGCTGTATACAGGATGTTACCTTTCTTCAGACTGTAAGTCATAATATGTATTATATGTGGGCTAAATGTTGACCTTTTCTGCTGGTCTGATTTTAGATGCATTTCAATGgtgcagaaaaagaagaaatattcGACACAATCTCCAGCCACAGTTCATAGCCAAATGTACTCAATCAGTTAAAATCAAATCAGCCATTGATTGTAGGGGTTACTTTTGgttgtgaaacacacacaccctggttGCTGCCAATTAATGTCAGGCCTTAATGCAACATCACAACAAAGGTAAGCTAAGAGCTAATGTGTTTGATGATGAGGAAGTAGCGGTAGTACTGACCCTAAAAAGCAACTGCTTTTAGTTCATTGCACTGTGCTGATTGTTCCAAAccattttttgtttgtgtgcaagcACATAACTTGAAGCGTGGAAGGTTTCCACCATTGCTAGTAAAAAATACGGATGAATCTTCCGTGATGACACccagctgttttgaggctcagtgggatCGGATCATGATGGGCAATAACAATTAAAGCACTAAGTTCACTTTATTCTGTCATCACAAGCTGTTCTtcaaaggattatcttatcttatcttatgtttAAGACACTGTAAATAAGCTTAAATCATGAATGCTATATAAACAGATTACAAATTACCCAAGAAATTggtaagttttatttttaattcctTTTCTAACACAAAAGTCAAAGTAAACTGAGCTTCACTTTGTGCCAGATTTCTGAGGTGACTGCATGATGTAGACAAAACAAGAATGACTCACATCAGCAAGTTTAAGAAAAACATAACGATAGTAATCTGACACGAGTAAACTGATCCACACAAAATGACAATCGTCCTATTCACATTAGGGTGTGTGGGCAGTTATTTTTAGATCCATGTGTACTGATAGCTGTTTTAGATTGTTCCATTGAACTCCAGTCACCCTCTTCCGCTGTGCTGTATAATCTAATTTACCACATACTTAGTTTTGGTTATAATTTTGACCTAATTAAACCCCCAGTTTTCAATTTGGGGGGTATTTAGGGAAGACTCATATGCCCTAAATACATTCTCCAGAAAAAATTGTTGGTTTAAAGTTGTTGTAAGCGACAGTCCAGGTACGTtaaacagattaaacagatCAAATTAGTACCAGGGATATTTTGGCCGACTTAAACTATGCTCGGCTACATGTAACAACATCAGCTTAAGTGTACAATATACTTAAAAATATTAACACTATGTTGCCTTGCTTTCAGACAGCCATTTCTGACAGGGAATGGAGGCTGTTATTTCACCACTCAATTGACAAAAATGCAAATTTTACCTCATACAATACAGAAGCTGGTGGCGTACTGCTCACATTGTACAATCCTAAATGCGATCTGAGCTAATTGCTGCTGAGCTGTTGACATATGTGTAACACAATGGGTCACACAATAGCAACTCCCCTCTTCCAGTAAGGTAACATTACTATTTTAATCAATGAAGTCTGGCAGCTTTGAGGAGAGCGTGTATCACTATTTagcatgtatttttttgtagaaTGCTAACAATCCTAGTTGGCTTTCTCAACAAAACtacatttgtgttttcacattGCCTTGTCTGGATATTTTACCATATCACATTGTCTTCACTACCAAGTAAAGTATCTTAGAGTCAAACTCAACTCTAATACAACTTCCATGTTCCACTGAAATAAAGAAGGCCAAACACTGAGCACCGTCTCACTATCAGACATTTACAATTCAGTGCTTCGCTTTCTATTTGACCCAgtatttgtgttttcatagtATGCAGTGCATAACAGCAGAATTTCCCCCTGACAATCAGCAATATCCTGCTTTCATCAGTCCGCTGTATCACACAGACTTTTGGATGTTTTCAGAGCTGATATTGGGACATTAGAGTTACATAATAGTGGAAAATCATGAAACATTTCAACAGACGCAGGCGAGCGCATCGACAGGAAGTGTGCTGTGTGAGATACGAATGCTCACAGCAGCAATAATACAAGACCAGGGGAGACCATAGAGAAGTATGTCTGAGActttcacttttgtttgcaCTTACTGGATTAAAGACAGTGGTGCAGCTGCAGCGATAGTATCTTAAGCAGATCTTTTAGGTTTAGGTTAAGAAAGTAAGTACTCATTATTAGTCACTGTTTTAAAGGTGGGAGACTGTAGGGATTGTGTAAGTGAATAGTTTGTACTTTCTGAAGGTCCTTGACCATAGCTGTAAAAAGAATTCTCTCCCCATTGGTCTATGCagtagactgtatataaatatagatGAAATGTCCATgttctgtgtccttgtgtgatgCTCCGAGTGTCACCATGTGGGCAGCATCACAATCCACCTAAACTCCCGATAGTGTCTAAGTCTCACCCCTGAAAGTGCTTTATGAACTACACCTTTGGTTTGTACAATTCATTTGACTTAGGCCCTCTATACAGACAAAGCAATTGATcgcaggtggagctgaggcaggtgaGCAGTCACAGAAG containing:
- the LOC114434279 gene encoding regulator of G-protein signaling 21-like isoform X2 — its product is MPKLLFSKIRFHELKDLMPNMKRPRRHKKDVQGLTVQKLNNDVNPSNLSWETDHKVHLTLERLLRDKKYLAAFRSFLKSEFSEENVDFWLACEEFRSTACPDNLHWRAEEMYKRFIQPKACREVNVDHHIREKIKKSLDKPSHSCFDEAQKHVYLLMERDSCPRFLHSDAYLSLKRKSRTMWYI
- the LOC114434279 gene encoding regulator of G-protein signaling 21-like isoform X1; amino-acid sequence: MPKLLFSKIRFHELKDLMPNMKRPRRIDIILCRKRHKKDVQGLTVQKLNNDVNPSNLSWETDHKVHLTLERLLRDKKYLAAFRSFLKSEFSEENVDFWLACEEFRSTACPDNLHWRAEEMYKRFIQPKACREVNVDHHIREKIKKSLDKPSHSCFDEAQKHVYLLMERDSCPRFLHSDAYLSLKRKSRTMWYI